One genomic window of Bacteroidales bacterium includes the following:
- a CDS encoding CAP domain-containing protein: MKTKAGITLLLLMFYFVTAFSQTKVQKLYDAKKYEKCLILCDKNIKENKDKQGSILYKSLVLTDAFRDEKIIKLYEYSIYESLKGISKLESYNKKKPKDSFYRTNKRKIKRIKDNVLVAADSFFIKGNSKRAKKIYKKLMQIYPAEKVYLFKLAKAYNFKSRDILKNTPNIDEADLHETIYDVVSESFIYLKKGGRGELENALETLFLQEKCDIETASTLLVFLKRNYKSSTKAKELSRKFQEKYWQIDLLVMVNKKRATGYICGEKSIKKQLPLVLCNCLVKTAQKYADTMKKEDHYSHYGPDGKSPWERARDEGCYSDGENIAAGYANVSEVLGGWLQSPGHCKNIMGNHKYMGIGHSGTYWVQMFR, translated from the coding sequence ATGAAAACAAAAGCCGGAATCACACTTCTATTATTAATGTTTTATTTTGTAACAGCCTTTTCTCAAACAAAAGTTCAAAAACTATATGATGCAAAGAAATATGAAAAATGCCTAATCCTTTGTGATAAAAACATTAAAGAAAATAAAGACAAACAGGGTTCGATTCTTTACAAAAGCTTAGTATTAACAGACGCTTTCAGAGATGAGAAAATTATCAAATTATATGAATATTCGATATACGAATCCCTGAAAGGAATAAGTAAACTTGAATCTTACAACAAGAAAAAGCCGAAAGACTCATTTTACAGAACAAACAAAAGAAAAATAAAACGTATTAAAGACAATGTCCTGGTTGCTGCAGATTCGTTCTTTATAAAAGGGAATTCAAAGAGAGCAAAGAAAATATATAAAAAACTTATGCAAATTTATCCTGCTGAAAAGGTGTACTTATTTAAGCTTGCCAAAGCATACAATTTTAAGAGCCGGGATATTTTAAAAAACACCCCAAATATAGACGAAGCGGATTTACACGAAACAATATATGATGTTGTAAGTGAGAGCTTTATTTATTTGAAAAAAGGCGGAAGGGGTGAACTTGAAAATGCTTTGGAAACCCTTTTTTTGCAAGAGAAGTGTGATATTGAAACTGCAAGCACACTGTTGGTTTTTTTGAAAAGGAACTATAAGTCAAGCACCAAAGCAAAGGAGCTGTCGAGAAAATTTCAAGAAAAATATTGGCAAATTGACTTATTGGTTATGGTAAACAAAAAAAGAGCAACCGGTTACATCTGCGGAGAAAAATCAATAAAAAAACAACTGCCGTTGGTATTATGTAATTGTTTGGTAAAAACAGCACAAAAATATGCCGATACAATGAAAAAAGAAGATCATTATTCTCATTACGGACCCGACGGAAAATCTCCGTGGGAACGTGCTCGTGACGAAGGTTGTTATTCCGACGGAGAAAATATTGCTGCAGGTTATGCAAATGTTTCTGAAGTGTTAGGAGGATGGT